The sequence below is a genomic window from Salicibibacter cibarius.
ACTGGCATGTTTCAAACAGCGTCTTTGCAAGATGGAAAAGAAAATGTCGATTTGATTCATCCACGACGCATGAATCGGCGTATAGACAAATGTGAATGTGTTGGCGTGGCCTTGGTTGAAGGTTGTCCACCGTTGACTTGGTCCGTCATAATGGATGTTGAGATTATCCCAGATCACAGTGATGTTGGTGTCATCTTGGTAATGCTCGGCCAGATCTTCCATAAAGGCTTGAATATCTTCCGCTTTCCGTCCGGAACGGCATTGAGCAAATACTTCCCCGGTTTGAATATCGAAACTGGCGAATAACGATTGCGTCCCGTGACGCATGTATTCATGTTCGAACCGTCCGGTGACGCCAGGTTTTGGACGTTTCGTTTCATATTTTCGCTCCAGGGCTTGTATCCCCGTTTTCTCGTCGATACAAAGCACGCGGGTATCTGCGGGCGGATTCAAGTATAAAGACACGATCGAATTCACTTTTTCCTTGAAGTGTGGATCCTTGCTGTGAAGCCACATTTGGAACTTGTGCGGTTTGAGATCATTGTGGATCAACGTTCGATGGATACTCGAACGGCTCATGGGTTTCAAATCGTGTTCAGCTTCGATGGTTTCTACCAATAGATCGAGCGTCCATTGAGGGCGTTCCCCAAACCCGTAATGTTTGGGGGCGTCGCAGGCGATCGCGATGACTTCACACCGTTCTTCGATCGTATATGTCGGCGGTGCACCAGGCCGGGGTTGATCACGCAAGCCCTCAACACCATCAGACATAAACCGATCTCGCCATTTACGTACCGTCTTTTTCGATGTCTGTTGCTGGCGTGCCACCTTAGCTATGCTTTGGCCCAGAACAGCTAGAGACCAAATGATTTGAGCGCGGAATTGAATACGAACCTCGGTCTTTCCACTGCGAAGGAGGTTGGCTAATTTTTGGCGTTGTTCGGTACTCGCGTCAAACGTAAATAACAACTTTATGGGCCCCTCTCCCAGATGGTATTTTCTACTCATGTGGTAAAATCAACCATCGAGAAGAGTCAAATAACACCAATTTTTGATATCATTTCCGAACTTTTATTCTGGGAAAGAATTTATGATACGTTGTACTAGTGCATTATTAACGATTATATATTAACTCATATATAAGGTATCGTCTGATATGTTATTTCCTTAATTCTTCATTATCTTGGCCTAATAACGGTGGGGGTGATAGTTTATAGGAATTGTAACTGCTAAAACGAAATGGATTATTTATGGCACGTATGGTCCCGGATTTCTGGTGTTCTAATTTTAATTCCATGTTCCTTTCAATAAAATGTTTATCTTCTAACACGTCAGCAAGTGTATTAATAGGTGCACTAGGGACTCCGTGTTCGTTAAACTTTTTCACCCAATAAGAGCTTGTATGCTTTAAGAATATAGGTGTTAATATCTTACGTAATTCATCTCTATTTAGTATCCTTGCTTCATTTGTTTTAAACCGATCATCATACTCAAATTCCAATATACCCACTACTTCACAAAATTTAGGCCATAATATATCACTGCCCCCCATAATTTGAATAAATTTCCCATCGGAACAAAGGTAATTGCCTGTAGGGCTCCTTCCTGGATTTTCAGATCCTCCTCGTTCAGGCAAATTCCCGACTGCAAGATATTCCGCTGCATTTGTGGAATATAAACTTAATAGAGAATCGGCCAATGATAAATCTATATGATTTCCTAATCCACTTCTTTCACGAGCATACAAAGATACCAATATTGATGATAGCGCATACAAAGAACCGGTTAAATCACCAAACATTAACCCACTTCTAAGTGGCGATTCGCCAGGATTTCCTGTAATAGCCATGACACCAGTAATAGCTTGAACTATAGAGTCATATGCCTTACGATCCTTGTAGAGGCCTTGTTGTCCAAATCCTGATATGGAGCAATAAATTATTTTTTCATTTATCTCTTTAACTGATGAGTAATCCAGTTGAAGCTTTTCCATTGTTCCAGGCGTAAAGTTTTCCACGATCACGTCTGCTTCCTTAATCAGATTATACACTTTTTCCTTTTCAGAAGAGTTTTTTAAATTAATTTCCACACTTTTTTTATTTCGATTCATTGGATAAAAGTAATCTTCGTCTTCCTTAGTTCGTCCAGCATAAGTGCGTACGTTCCTGTTTTCGTCACCGATATCTGGTTTTTCTATTTTAATCACTTCCGCACCGAGATCACCTAAAAGCATCGTGCAAAAGGGTCCTGATAACACCCTCGAGAAGTCAACAATTTTAATATTCTCTAAAGGATATCTTTTTTTAGTAGAATTCAAATTATCAATTGTTAAATTATTTGCCTTCACATTCATCCCCCTCGTTATTTTTCCGCATATTCTTCTGCCCGTTTTTTTCCTAACATATTGCAATCAATGAGTAACAACTACTCTAATTAGAGCCTTCCCCTTTATAATTTATAGCCCTGTTGGCCAATTTTTTAGTAAATGTTGGCCTACCCCATTATTTTTCTTCTGGGAATAAACCTCTAAAATACGCTTTAAATAATCCCGGGTTTCTCTTGGATCAATGACATCTTTTGCCCCATAAACGGACGCCAAATCATAAGCAGAGGTATCTCTGGATGCTTCTTTTATATATTCCTGATATTTATCTGGATCATCTGATTCATTTATGCCATAAACAATTGAGACGCTTGCATGTGGGTCCATAAAACTTACTTCAGACGTCCACCAAGCAACAACTTCATCAGCATTTCCACTCCCTCCCATATTCCGAACAGCCAATCCATAACTTTTTCTCATGATGATCGCTATTTTCGGAACAGTTACGAGCGCTAAAGCATTTAGCCAATTAATGGCTTTTCCCGGCATACTGTTCCGTTCTGACTCTACCCCCACTTGGAATCCAGGCTGATCAGCCATCATAACAATCGGAATGTTATAGGAATCACAGTGAACTAGGAAACTGATGGCCTTATCAGCCGCATCTGCGTCAATGACTCCTCCTTTAAACATTGGATTATTAGCTATAATACCTACGCTTTTTCCATCTATTCTTGCAAGAGCTGTAACCAAACTTTTACCAAAACGATCTTTCATTTCAAAGTAACTATCCTTATCTACGATACACTGAATCACTTTACGCACATCAAAAACTTGCTTTTGCGATTCAGGAATCAGATCAAGAATATTATTTACAGAATCATCAGAACCTGCTGGAACAGACTTGCGCGGGGGAGGTTCATTGCAATGGCTAGGAAGATAACTTAGATATTTTTTTATAGCATCCAAAGCTTCTTCATCGCTGTCAACTGCAAGATCAACCATACCAGTTACTTCAGTATGTAGTTTCCACCCACCCAATTCTTCATAATCAACATCCTTTTTTGTTGCCAATTCAACTAGACGAGGACTGGAAATAGCCAGGCAAGCCCCTTTTTTCATAACAGTAAAGTCTGACATTATTGAATACCAAGTCGCATTACCAAAGCTGTTACCCAAACAGGCGGCAGCCCAAGGAACCTCACGCAGACGCATATATTGACCAGGGTCGTTATTAATACCAATAATATTTCGTGCCCCCATTATGTCAGGCATACGTGCTCCACTGGATTCACCAAGAAATATAGCAGGGAAACCATTATCTTTCGAAACGTTTTTTATATATTCCATTTTCCTGCCATTAACCTGACTGCTAGAAGCTCCCTTTACGGTAAAATCATTCGAAACTACCCCTACATCGCGCCCATTAATTTTCCCAAATCCCGCAACCTTTCCATCAGCTGGCGTTTTTTCCCTATCCTGAGCTAATATTGAAGTTGCAAAAAGACCTGATTCATAAAAGCTATCTGAATCCAAGAGGTAATCAATTCTCTCGCGGGCATTCATAATACCCTCTTTGCGTCTACGTGATAATTTCTCTTCTCCCCCCATTGACTTTGCTTTCATTTTTCGTTCTTCATGTTCTTTAACATTTTTTTCAAATTTCATAAAAAACCCCCTATAAAATATTATTGTGTGCTAAAAGACATTTGTGCTGCTAGCACACATACGTCTTTTTAAAACTATATGGACGTCAATTTTGTATTGTTAACTATTTTACTCTATGAATACAAGAAAAGTAAAATGAGTATTTATCATACATACATGATTACAAGTCATGTATTAGAGGTTTTAATATAAATGCTAAGTGCTATTATGCGAAGTTTTAACAAAGGGCTGGGACAACTAACCAAAAGAATATAAAAATGAATCCAACCATTCTTTGATGATATCGGAACCATTTTTCGTTGGGTGGGTTGATCTTCGTTATCTATCGGTTAATTTATATGCTTGTCGTTATGCTCCTTCCATTTTATCGCCATGAATACTAATTCGTTTCCTTCCTTCCCGCGGACAAACGAATGAAGCCCAACCATACTTTAGCCTTCAGTTCATGTATGAACAGAGGATAGGGATAAAATAAAGACCTCTTCTATAACTTAAAAATTATTGGGATATTTGATCACGTTTGTATTAAGGTATATACGAATATTTTCTCATGATGCTACATTCTCAACAATGTGTGCTACCATTTTTTTCGTAAGTAAAGAACCAAGGGTATAGAAGTTGCGATAAAAAATGCAACAAACAAATAAGATTCTTGGATGGCTCGCTCACCAGCTTCAATCCATCCATTACTATCTAAATGAAGGGCACGCCGATACTCAAAAAATATTGATAAAAATACAACACAAATAACTTTCATTAGTTGTCGAGAAAGATTATTGAATGCTGATCCGGAAGATACATACTCTTCATTTAGGGCGTTTAATCCACTAGTAGAAGCCGGGGTATTAATCATTCCATTACCGATGCCCTGTAAAGCGAGCAAGGTAGCAAGAAAGCCTAAACTAATTTCTCCTATCGAAAAACCAATCACAAAAGTTAGAACGGTTGTAATCAACACTCCTAGTAAAATCACAATGTACGGCCCTTTTTTATCAAGAATTTTTCCACCAATAGTCATAGAAAGCCCCATAGCTAATGCTTGTGGAAAAAGTATAAATCCTGCATAAAGGGGTGGAAGCCCATAAATATCTTGAATTAAAATAGGGATCAGTAACAAAATAGAAAACATAGCTAAGATATTAAAAGAAATCAAAACTAAGCTTCCACTAAAGACAAAGTTATTTAATATTCGTATGTTTAAGAGTGGTTGATCAATACGTAACTCCTGCCATATGAATAATAAAAGGGCAGCAACTCCCAAAGTTATAATGGTATATGCTGATATTGCATATAATTGATTTTGCAAAAAATTAATTCCAATCATAAGAAAGGCGAGCCCTAAACTTATATATATAAATCCTATCCAATCAAAATGAACTTTAATTGACTTTTCATCTTTTTGCAGAAAAAAAATTCCCGCCAAAGCAGCTACTAGTGCTGTAGGTATATTTATATAAAAAAGCATTTCCCAAGTAAAGAATTCTAATAAAATGCCTCCAATAGTTGGTCCTATGGTTGGGGCTCCCGTAGCTCCAACCCCCCAAATACCTAACGCTAACCCTCGTTCATTTTTAGGGAAATGTTCAAAAATCAGTATCATTGAAAGTGGCATAACCAAACCGCCACCTAATCCTTGAATAAAACGAAAAATGATCAAGCTAGCAAAATCCCAGGCAAGAGAGCCAAAAAAAGAACCTAGTAAAAAAATAAATGTTCCTAATAAAAATATTTTTTTTCTGCCAACTCTTTTTCTTAAGTAATTAGAAAGAGTCATGACTATTACCATACCCAATGAAAATGCAGTGATTATCCACTGTCCTTCGACGGCAGTAATCTGATACATATCCATAAAAAAAGGAAGGGAAACATTCATCAAGCTATTGTTAAGAATAACCATAAAACCGCTAAGGACTGTAGAAAGCAATACTCCCCACTTATTAACCTGTTTATTTATCTTATTATCGATCAAGAGGAACCTCTCCTGGGAATTGTGAAATACCTTCCTCCAAGACACAATAATGCTATCGCATGTGACAGTTTCACCATGCCCATGGCAAGCAAATCACTATAACGTCTTTGAAGAAGGTATTTCGAAGACTAATAAATATAATATTATTTCAAAGATTATTGATACCCTATATTTCTCACGGAAAGGAAGCTATGCCCATTGTTTCTACGAATGATTACGTATCTTTTAAACTTATTACTAACCGGATGATTATGAATCATTTCCACAAAATAGGATTCACCTAAAATTACCTGTATGCATCAGAAGAAAATCAATATTTGTAAAACCCTTCTCCCGATTTGCGGCCTAATTTACCGGCCTTTACATACTTGATGAGCAGCGGGCAAGGGCGGTATTTTTCTCCTAAAGTTTCATATAAATAGTTCATATTCCGAAAGCGACTATCGAGGCCGACGAGGTCTGCCAGTTCAAGTGGGCCCATCGGATGATTTAAGCCGAGCTTGAGGGCCTTGTCGATGTCCTTGGCTGATGCTACGCCTTCCATGTACATATTCATCGCTTCATTTCCGATTAAGCAGTTCATGCGGCTCGTCACAAAGCCCGGAAATTCATTGACTTCCACTGTTTCCTTGTTCATTTTCTCTCCAAGATCCTGCACGATTTGAACCGTGTCCTCGGACGTATCCAGTCCTTTAATGAGTTCTATCAACTTCATTTTATGAACAGGATTGAAAAAATGCATGGCGATGACTTTGTCAGGGCGGTTCGTAGCAGCGCCGATCTCCGTCGGGCTTAGCGTTGATGTATTCGTAGCCAGCACCGTATGTTCGGAACAATATTTATCCAGATTTTGGAAAATATAAACCTTTAATGGAATTTCTTCTAAAACCGCTTCAATGACAACATCCGCTTCGCGGACGGCTTGCTGCAAGTCACTTTCATAACCTATTTGCTGTTTTGCTACTTCTGCTACGTCCACAGCGATAAATCCTTTATCCACACTTTTTTGTAATAGTTCCTCAATGGATGTCTTCGCCTGTTGGAGGTTTCCTTCATCGATATCTTGGATCTGCACCCCGAAACCGCTAAGGGCAGCCGTGTAGGCAATGCCTCTCCCCATCGTTCCGGCTCCAACTACACTGATCTTTTTCATGATGTTCATCCTTTCTACATTTCGAGCATGAGTGCCATGCCCTGACCTCCGCCGACACACAAGGTCGCCACACCCAATCTTTCATCTTTGCGTTTCATTTCATAGAGGAGCGATGTTGTAATACGCGCACCTGTAGCTCCAAGCGGATGTCCCAACGCAATCGCCCCGCCGTTTCTATTCACGGCTTCCTGCGGCAAACCAAGCTCACGGATGACCGCTAGAGACTGGGAAGCAAAGGCTTCGTTCAGTTCCCAAACGCCGATATCTTTTTTGATTTTTCGGTTCTTTGCAAAAGTTTTTCAACGGCAGGAACGGGACCGATGCCCATAATTTCCGGATCAACACCAACGGCCGTCCAGTCGACGATCGTTGCCATTGGTTGAACGCCGAGGTCCTCCGCTTTCTCTTTCGTCATGAGAACGAGCGCTGATGCGCCATCGTTACGTCCGCATGCATTCCCCGCCGTCACCGATCCGTCGAATTTAAACGCCGGTTTCAAGGAGGCGAGTTTCTCCGGCGATGTGTCCCGGGGATATTCATCGACGGAAAACGTGAACGTTTTTTTCCGTTGCTTGACTTCAACAGGCACAATTTCTTCAGCGAATGTTTGATTTTCAAGCGCTTGTTTCGCCCGTTGTTGGCTTTCATAGGCAAATGCATCCTGGTCTTTACGGGAGATATTGTATCGCTCGGCCACATTTTCCGCGGTCGCACCCATGCCAAGCTTGTCCCCATAGATTTCTTTAGGCTGCTGGCCGGCTTCCAGATTGGAATCCACGAGATGCTGCATCCCTTCTCCGTAGCGAGTATTACGCAAATACATGGGAGCCTGGCTCATATTTTCCGTGCCGCCGGCAATCACAACATCCGCCTGTCCAAACAGAATCTGCTGGACACCGGAACCAATCGCCTGCATGCTAGAGGCGCATAGCCGATTGACGGTAAACGCTGGTTTATTTTCCGGAATGCCCGCCCGCAAAGCGGCGACTCGAGCGACGTTCGATGAAGCGGTAGTTTGCCGGACCTCGCCTAAAATAACTTCATCTACTTCCTCATTTTCAATCCCAGCTCTCGATACGGCTTCCTTAATGACGATGCTCCCCAAATGTCCGCTGTCTACGTTCCGAAGGGAGCCGCCGGCTCGTCCCACGGCCGTTCGAACGGCGCTCGCGATCACAATTTCCTTGTTTTGTACGTTCATGTTCTTCACCTTCCCTATTTTCCCTGAAAATCGGTCTTTCTTTTCTCCAGAAAAGCACTCGTGCCTTCGTATTTATCATTAGATTTGAAAGCGACTGCCTGGGCGAGTTTTTCCAATAATTGAGCGCTCTCTAAATTCGAATCCGCTCCCCGGGTTACGACCATCTTCGCGAGGCGAACGGCGAGAGGCCCTTTGGTGGAAATATCAGTGGTGATTTCCTGCCCTTTATCTTCGAGTTCTTCCGGAGCACTCACATCATTAACGAGACCGATGCGGTGCGCTTCATCGGTATCGATCAATTCTCCACACAAAATCATTTCCACGGCTTTCCCCTTTCCGACCAAACGGGACAAGCGCTGCGTGCCGCCCGCACCGGGAATAATGCCCAAATTCAATTCCGGAAGATCGATCTTCGCCTTCGCGCTTGCCACCCGGATATCACAGGCCAAAGCGAGCTCACAACCGCCGCCGGCCGCAACCCCGTTAAATCGTCGGTTTTTCAAAGTCTGCCAGTTTGTCATACACAGCCTGCATCCCCGGAGACAGGGCATCGACGGCTTCTTTGTCCCGAAGTTGTTTGATATCCGCCCCTGCTGCAAATGCTTTCTCGCCGGCACCTGTGAAAATAATACCATCGACGTCTACGCGCTGGGCTACTTCATCGAGAGCGTTCTCCATCTCCTCCAATACCTGCGCGTTGAGGGCATTGCGGACTTCCGGGCGGTTAATCGTCATCGTTGCCCATCGCTTGTCTACATTTGCTTTAATGAGTTCATTCATGGAACGCACCTTCCCTTATTCAATTTCTAATATGGTCTCACCTTCATCAACAAAATCCCCTTCTCCTTTAAGAACCATTTTTACCTGCCCACCGGCTACGGACTCTATCGGGATTTCCATTTTCATGGATTCAAGAATCGCTACTTCCTCGCCTGTTTCTACTTGATCCCCTTGCTTCTTTAATAATTTCCACAAGTTCCCTGCCATACTTACTTCAATCTTTGCCATGATTATTGGTCTCCTTTCTTAATTTTAAAAATGTTCGTTAATAAAATGAATCGTGACATTGCCAGCCGTATATTCAGGATGTTTCGATACTTCACGTAAAAACGAGAGATTCGTCTTGAGCCCTCTTATGTCGCATTCATCTAATGTTTTTTCTAGGCGGTCAATGGCCTCTTCACGTGACTTACCATATACAATTAGTTTTGCAAGCAAGGGGTCATAATGCGGAGTAATTTCAGTTCCGCTGCGTACACCGGTATCAAGGCGAATATATTCGGATTCAGGCACGTGAAAGTCATCAATCGTTCCCGGTGATGGAAAAAAGGTCTTCGGGTCTTCGGCATAGATTCGCGTTTCAATCGAATGTCCTTTTATTTTTATTTGGGGTTGTTCAACGCTCAGTTTTTCCCCTGCTGCCACTTTCAGCTGTTCCTGGACAATATCGACCCCGGTTACCCATTCTGTGACCGGATGTTCAACTTGGAGTCGCGTGTTCATTTCCAGGAAGTAAAATTCGTCATCCTCAACGAGAAATTCCAGTGTTCCAGCATTTTCATACTTAAGAGACTTTGCGGCCTGAACCGCGGCCTCATGTAATCGGCTTAGCAACTCGTCCGAGAGGCCGATTGCCGGTGCTTCCTCGAAAACTTTTTGGTGTCTGCGCTGAATGGAACAATCCCTCTCGCCAAGATGAATCACGTGTCCATGTTGGTCACCAAGAACCTGCACCTCGATATGACGCGGGACTTCCAGTGCTTTCTCAATATAAAGGGAGCCGGACCCAAAATAGTTTTCGGCTCTGCGTTGATTGCTGTGAAATGCTTTTTTCAGTGCATCTGCATCGTTTACTTTTTCCATACCAATGCCCCCACCGCCTGCTGCTGCTTTTAGCATGACAGGATAACCAATGTCATCGGCAAAAGAAACAGCTTTTTCGGCATCGGCAATCGGGTCGTCAGATCCCGGTATAACAGGAACACCTACCTCTTTCATGCGTTTTCGGGCTAACACTTTATCTCCCATTTGCGCCATCGTTTCAGGGGCAGGACCTATAAAAACTATGCCTTCATTTTTACTTTTTTTTGCAAAATGGGCATTTTCTGATAAGAATCCATATCCTGGATGTATTGCATCTGCTCCTGATTTTTTTGCTATATCAATGATTTTATCAATATTTAAGTAACTTTCGCTAACTTGTGCTTCTCCAACGCAATGCGCTTCATCAGCTTCCATAACATGTGGAGATTCAGCATCAACCTCAGAATAAATAGCTATAGCATGAATGTCTAGTATTTTACATGTGCTGATAATACGGACTGCTATTTCCCCACGATTTGCCACAAGAATTTTTTTAAACATTTTTAACCTCCTAAAGTTATGAGATGTTAGCTTTTAAAGTAGCAAAAGTCTTCCTTTTTATAAAAGAAAACAAAATATCTGGAATCGTCTTTTAGTCTATATCAGAGTGTTCTCTAATCTTACACAAACAGAATAGTTATTTATACCAGTAAACATTTTTAATCATTTATAGGATTTTCATATGTTGATAGGGAAACGCCTTAACTAATAGGCGGGGAACAGTTGCTCCGTTAACTCACGATCATCTTGATTGGAGTTGCATGACACGCCTTCACAATCATTAGAAATAGTAAAGCGAAGGCTACAGAACCTATTAGCGGTATCGATGTTAACCATTGATTCCAAAAAGAAAATAAGAGTTAAATCGCATCCTATGCCTATGTATCCAGCAGTTCCTAACATTGCCAATGACAGTCAAAACCCACACATTCATGACCAAAAATGGGTAAAGATGTTAAACCTACCCTGAGTTTGCTATTCCAGTGAGTATATTATTATATAGATTGATCGAAAGGAATTTAAGCTTATCCGTCAAACCTTTATTTTAAGAAAGGAAATTACTTATAGTGAGCTCAGATTAAAAATTTAAGAACTTAAAAAACTTTAGGTCCTGCGATACAAGAATTCTAGGGAGCCATACACAAATAACTAAAGGTTTCGAGTGTCTTAGGTATCTTGCACGCTACGAATCTATATTGATATAGTTAAAATGATAAGTGTGATCCAATATGCTGAAAAAACTTGAAAAAAACCTACGCCGATATGTGTACGAACGGCACCGAGAACATGTGCCGCTCCTAACATTGTCACTCACATACATTTAAACTTAACTAAAAGAAAACTGCATCACATATTAAAACATCCCCAAGAGAATAAGAATGCATTGTTAATGTTCGTTCTATTTATCATCGCTTTCCATAACAATAGCTATATTTCCTTCTGAAAGCATATCTCCAACTTTAACCCTTATTTCTTTAATAACACCTCCTTCGGATGCTGTTAAAGGAATTTCCATTTTCATTGACTCCATAATCAGTAGCACATCTCCTTCATTAACTCTATCACGCTCTTCCACTTCAATTTTCCAAACACTTCCTGATAAATCTGCCATGACATTTATTAAACTCATTTTATCGCCCCTCATGAGTGATACACTCCTGTTTGAATAAAATCCATTTTAGATTTCTAACCAATATTTTAGACAACTAAAATAAAATACGCTGATATATATTTAGATAAGAATACAAGAAGCCTTTCCTGAAAAAGCATATAATTTATTCGTGAATGGGAACAATTATTCTAACCACGTTTAAGGAGTTCTTAAATTATTACCACTATTAAGGTGAATTGCTTACTTAGCGCATTGTGCGTAACTTCATCCCTACCTGCCTTTTAGTTAATTCATATGCATCTTCTACCCAGTCACTAAGAACGTAGCGTGTTTCCTTAGGTTCTATAATATCTACAACTCCAAATTTTTCAGCAGTACGAAAGGGAGAAGATAAATTCTGATAGTAATACTCAATTTCTTCCTGGCGTTTGTCTGGATTCTCCGCCTGAGATATTTCCTTTTTATAGGCAGCGGCCACACCACCTTCTACAGGTATAGATCCCCATCGGGCTGATGGCCACGCAAAACGATGGTTCAATGATCGACCACTGGGACCATGCTTTGGACCATGGGCTCCACCTCCAACACCAAAAGCTCGTCGTACAATAATGGAGCACCAAGGAATTTCCGCTTGTTCAATTGCTCCTAAGGTACGTATAGCTGAGGTCAACGTTCCGTTACGTTCCGCTTCAATTCCACTCATAACGCCTGGCTGATCTACGAAATTTATAATAGGAATATGGAATGTATCACATAAGTCAACAAATTTTTCAGTTTTATTTGCTGCCTGTAAAGTTAAAGACCCTCCCATGATTTTAGGGTCATTGGCAATAATCCCTACAGTATAACCATTCATTCTTGCTAGACATGTGATTGTTGATCCTCCGAAATGTCTCGAAATTTCAAACAATGTCCCTTCGTCGACTACTGTTTTTAATATCTTTCGCATATCATAGATTTTTCTTTTATTTTTGGGGATAATAGTATTCAATTCATTATTCATTCTATCTGGACTATCATTTGTGGGTTTATACTCAGGAACTTCCCATACATTTTGTGGCATATACGAAAGAAATTGACGAACCTGTCGAAAGGCATCTTCTTCATCTGTTGCTTCATTATTTACCACACCACTTCGAGTATGAACTTGTGTTCCACCCAATTCTTCTTTTGTTACATCATAATTCAAGCCTTGTTTTACAACAGGTGGACCACCAGCAAAAACATGACTAATATCTTTAACCATAACTGAAAAGTGAGAAATTCCGACTTTGATAGCTCCTAATCCAGCACAGGATCCTAATGCTACTCCAACAACAGGAACACGGCCCAATAGTGAGATAGAAGGCCACCTTGAATAACCAGG
It includes:
- a CDS encoding 3-hydroxyacyl-CoA dehydrogenase NAD-binding domain-containing protein → MKKISVVGAGTMGRGIAYTAALSGFGVQIQDIDEGNLQQAKTSIEELLQKSVDKGFIAVDVAEVAKQQIGYESDLQQAVREADVVIEAVLEEIPLKVYIFQNLDKYCSEHTVLATNTSTLSPTEIGAATNRPDKVIAMHFFNPVHKMKLIELIKGLDTSEDTVQIVQDLGEKMNKETVEVNEFPGFVTSRMNCLIGNEAMNMYMEGVASAKDIDKALKLGLNHPMGPLELADLVGLDSRFRNMNYLYETLGEKYRPCPLLIKYVKAGKLGRKSGEGFYKY
- a CDS encoding CaiB/BaiF CoA transferase family protein, which encodes MKANNLTIDNLNSTKKRYPLENIKIVDFSRVLSGPFCTMLLGDLGAEVIKIEKPDIGDENRNVRTYAGRTKEDEDYFYPMNRNKKSVEINLKNSSEKEKVYNLIKEADVIVENFTPGTMEKLQLDYSSVKEINEKIIYCSISGFGQQGLYKDRKAYDSIVQAITGVMAITGNPGESPLRSGLMFGDLTGSLYALSSILVSLYARERSGLGNHIDLSLADSLLSLYSTNAAEYLAVGNLPERGGSENPGRSPTGNYLCSDGKFIQIMGGSDILWPKFCEVVGILEFEYDDRFKTNEARILNRDELRKILTPIFLKHTSSYWVKKFNEHGVPSAPINTLADVLEDKHFIERNMELKLEHQKSGTIRAINNPFRFSSYNSYKLSPPPLLGQDNEELRK
- a CDS encoding acyl-CoA carboxylase subunit beta → MKFEKNVKEHEERKMKAKSMGGEEKLSRRRKEGIMNARERIDYLLDSDSFYESGLFATSILAQDREKTPADGKVAGFGKINGRDVGVVSNDFTVKGASSSQVNGRKMEYIKNVSKDNGFPAIFLGESSGARMPDIMGARNIIGINNDPGQYMRLREVPWAAACLGNSFGNATWYSIMSDFTVMKKGACLAISSPRLVELATKKDVDYEELGGWKLHTEVTGMVDLAVDSDEEALDAIKKYLSYLPSHCNEPPPRKSVPAGSDDSVNNILDLIPESQKQVFDVRKVIQCIVDKDSYFEMKDRFGKSLVTALARIDGKSVGIIANNPMFKGGVIDADAADKAISFLVHCDSYNIPIVMMADQPGFQVGVESERNSMPGKAINWLNALALVTVPKIAIIMRKSYGLAVRNMGGSGNADEVVAWWTSEVSFMDPHASVSIVYGINESDDPDKYQEYIKEASRDTSAYDLASVYGAKDVIDPRETRDYLKRILEVYSQKKNNGVGQHLLKNWPTGL
- a CDS encoding enoyl-CoA hydratase/isomerase family protein gives rise to the protein MTNWQTLKNRRFNGVAAGGGCELALACDIRVASAKAKIDLPELNLGIIPGAGGTQRLSRLVGKGKAVEMILCGELIDTDEAHRIGLVNDVSAPEELEDKGQEITTDISTKGPLAVRLAKMVVTRGADSNLESAQLLEKLAQAVAFKSNDKYEGTSAFLEKRKTDFQGK
- a CDS encoding acetyl-CoA carboxylase biotin carboxyl carrier protein subunit, whose translation is MAKIEVSMAGNLWKLLKKQGDQVETGEEVAILESMKMEIPIESVAGGQVKMVLKGEGDFVDEGETILEIE
- a CDS encoding DHA2 family efflux MFS transporter permease subunit; the encoded protein is MIDNKINKQVNKWGVLLSTVLSGFMVILNNSLMNVSLPFFMDMYQITAVEGQWIITAFSLGMVIVMTLSNYLRKRVGRKKIFLLGTFIFLLGSFFGSLAWDFASLIIFRFIQGLGGGLVMPLSMILIFEHFPKNERGLALGIWGVGATGAPTIGPTIGGILLEFFTWEMLFYINIPTALVAALAGIFFLQKDEKSIKVHFDWIGFIYISLGLAFLMIGINFLQNQLYAISAYTIITLGVAALLLFIWQELRIDQPLLNIRILNNFVFSGSLVLISFNILAMFSILLLIPILIQDIYGLPPLYAGFILFPQALAMGLSMTIGGKILDKKGPYIVILLGVLITTVLTFVIGFSIGEISLGFLATLLALQGIGNGMINTPASTSGLNALNEEYVSSGSAFNNLSRQLMKVICVVFLSIFFEYRRALHLDSNGWIEAGERAIQESYLFVAFFIATSIPLVLYLRKKW
- a CDS encoding enoyl-CoA hydratase/isomerase family protein, encoding MNELIKANVDKRWATMTINRPEVRNALNAQVLEEMENALDEVAQRVDVDGIIFTGAGEKAFAAGADIKQLRDKEAVDALSPGMQAVYDKLADFEKPTI
- a CDS encoding IS630 family transposase is translated as MLFTFDASTEQRQKLANLLRSGKTEVRIQFRAQIIWSLAVLGQSIAKVARQQQTSKKTVRKWRDRFMSDGVEGLRDQPRPGAPPTYTIEERCEVIAIACDAPKHYGFGERPQWTLDLLVETIEAEHDLKPMSRSSIHRTLIHNDLKPHKFQMWLHSKDPHFKEKVNSIVSLYLNPPADTRVLCIDEKTGIQALERKYETKRPKPGVTGRFEHEYMRHGTQSLFASFDIQTGEVFAQCRSGRKAEDIQAFMEDLAEHYQDDTNITVIWDNLNIHYDGPSQRWTTFNQGHANTFTFVYTPIHASWMNQIDIFFSILQRRCLKHASFHSVQDLAEKVMAFIHRWNETDGHPFEWMFKGYPMQNAEKEAA